In a single window of the Oscarella lobularis chromosome 2, ooOscLobu1.1, whole genome shotgun sequence genome:
- the LOC136183824 gene encoding protein mono-ADP-ribosyltransferase PARP4-like isoform X10, producing MSVFAKRQIALELSSFLPWKKKQEIRKKITSNGGTISYVVTKQTDFLVLGDPGTRSDVSYKARTATKYGIPVVSLDFIDECIGAKKIVDSDQFVVVGTTKSQQFGTGKIVVGDHHHNRQKVRISKNRPTFVGVNLNKIKTWSPGEEGPHHYDEEKAEVVKHSLLSFIDSRAKVTHFFSIEFHVTSEDSESPYRIFTQSGNVANEFESVAECRYFSNATEAEHVYTLLYQQHLKPPHNMKKTEFLSRNIGSKQLKKLNAELRVGALKDDSTLNPTICDLVNYIWESANGQLSSLLRVPVESIQPENVRKAQSILLAVRRALDDTNTCPNDLRKLTRDFYDVIPHADTSDVIDTKLKLARKRDLCQLIDDVVSVGESTDWAVRTSAAAKLRALRCDIQHLNDDDDEYEQVKKLVIDMDKRGVGIDVCNVFSLHRPAEDCSFSREIGNERLLFHASQVENYVGILSRGLLMPKIVVDDYGGKRTDPGMLGSGIYFADASSTSATYSNPGNGRRGTRLMLIGEVALGKVYDTDSKCLDMTSPPDRFNSVHAIQNTDETPSQFQNDEYAIYSTNQQRLRYLVEFTLPGDVTHTEDSSHESENDSESETNPISSTPIEIDLSDVKNIIDPLSKVEAGLIGSGKASIPLESVHVRATLLDLAARVIVLQSYRNKNAEPIEAKFVFPLDDMAAVCGFEAFINGKHIVGEVKEKEQAHKEYKEAISKGHGAYLMDEETPDVFTVSVGNLPPDASVLIKITYVAELAVEGESVAFSLPGSVAPWKKKDALSEITQSDVKTVKVEKEHTGDLSVQVAVEMPFDIRNVQSPTHKIKVKQTATKSMIELCPGQTLDGGFQVFISLAEIHVPRMWIEEQPETEHRACMLTFYPDFEADLDPFYDVIFVLDASNSMKGSAINDARKLVLLALHHLPDKCYFNIISFGSTFDELFPSCQPKNKETLASALDFIKTCQPSLGNTDFWRPYRSLYVTAPPRDSQSTPRNVFLFSDGHVNEEESTLIALKKGAQRCRLFAFGVGSSPNRHYLRSMAQVGGGHAEFFDGKAKSKWERKVKRQLSKAGQPVLTSVSVAWQQFNADAPKPIQAPAEIVSLFSGSRQVVYGFVENCTMATLKAEIGGKEVSTMVSTSELSMTTGKILHQLTARALIRDWEEGSLSADRMEHEIVKSTRKSYIINLSKEYSIVTQFTSFVAVEHRDENERFQKPSGPSIEELVSREDIDILPYMGWDEDEKTDASQLSPEDLVRSELEEGKKSEDFFVLQAERSYEKAVDVAKESLDPHHPLRLQACLALANFLNGIKLDKKAALSLSKQAFDDAISQLDSLSDASYKDSTLLMEQLKDFLWKLSPSEVLGCLVVRGDRPDVSAVASFDIKKRRLSAGQLVARSAQPPPPPPPPLPPPSSLPPSEDLIDDLFDMDYQSLVIDTGISSVKAGFAGDDAPRAEFPALVGRPRHQGVMVGMGQKDSYVGEEAVSKRGILTMRSPFELPRRVQKDTAAVAEKPKAKKKKNVSERRSHMLPVSDLMEETVSKESATDEIYDDVGASDDNFASYALKKEAVANETTVQYQQQQPLQAREIRLKKLLMEETEEIARAVAEFSLDESLDDFLALENKADLPVRSSKGARMAYEGRVDQQPKIQMFQEQIAATEGILQQSIAMTSNVRFSNQKEELSRRASFQSSDDDDDNLYSVPAASPSYSPTSPVYAAVTPQLFAGKSLLKAKPRPKQAALPRKMKMMSRLSADSSVFPAPGAPPPPPAPSIASVAMRAAAAPRPPTSGRSTGAGPPPPPPPMLSMPQRRLAGGPPPPPSMLRRSTVDRSLDGLPPALEPSKEKAKEIDDGWIPARKMTSARRGVVAKESERRESDRDFDSRGGGRGDLLSQIKKGSSAKRAQTAPEEEIKRRYRFVSKLADKRDEDRQPTLFGGGGGGSRGGLLSQIKQGAKLKKSVEEKAQEASPKRQSAVEHLKASLSARRSAVETEKSTNQGWLGFVSLDDGEKEEEESSDWSGWSGSDAENEQENEAGEFEDEEKPKVLVTADSIPKIFSFQNQLGYWELNDSVCSLLGINCHSLLEQIHSAGIKSLGSTLYEDSLRLFATALVLVYLNLHFQSQFPMQSNIHFDVSKVDVKWRHRVQKAVDWFHETDRAIPSLCRRLELGSNYEAFARQILA from the exons ATGAGCGTCTTTGCCAAGCGCCAAATCGCGCTCGAACTCAGCAGCTTTCTCCCgtggaagaaaaagcagGAAATACGCAAGAAGATCACGTCGAACGGCGGCACGATATCGTACGTCGTGACGAAACAGACGGATTTTCTCGTTCTTGGCGATCCGGGAACGCGAAGCGACGTTTCGTACAAAGCGCGAACAGCTACAAAGTACGGAATACCCGTCGTATCGCTCGAtttcatcgacgaatgcattggagcgaagaaaatcgtcgattcggatcaattcgtcgtcgttggaacGACAAAATCGCAGCAATTCGGAACGGGAAAAATCGTCg ttGGAGATCATCATCATAATCGTCAAAAAGTTCGAatttcgaaaaatcgacCGACTTTTGTTGGCGTGAATTTGAACAAaatcaa aaCTTGGTCTCCTGGAGAAGAAGGACCTCATCATTAcgatgaagaaaaggcgGAAGTAGTCAAACATTCCTTACTAAGT TTTATTGATTCTAGAGCTAAAGTGACTCATTTCTTCTCCATTGAATTCCACGTGACCTCGGAGGATTCAGAGAGTCCCTATAGAATTTTCACTCAATCGGGAAATGTTGCAAACGAATTTGAAAGTGTTGCAGAATGTCGCTACTTTTCCAATGCAACGGAAGCGGAACACGTGTACACTCTCCTCTATCAACAACACCTAAAACCGCCACATAACATGAAAAAAACTGAATTCTTATCAAGAAACATCGGATCAAAACAACtgaaaaaa TTGAATGCCGAATTGAGAGTCGGCGCACTGAAAGACGACTCCACATTGAATCCAACTATCTGCGATCTCGTCAATTATATTTGGGAATCAGCCAATGGGCaactctcttctctcctccGTGTCCCAGTCGAATCCATTCAACCGGAAAACGTTCGCAAAGCCCAATCCATTCTCTTAGCCGTACGACGCGCGCTAGACGATACAAACACGTGCCCAAACGATCTACGCAAACTCACGCGAGAtttctatgacgtcatacctCACGCAGACACATCGGACGTTATTGATACCAAATTGAAATTAGCTAGGAAACGCGATTTGTGTCAGCtgatcgatgacgtcgtttccgttgGAGAATCCACGGATTGGGCCGTGAGAACGAGCGCAGCTGCAAAATTGAGAGCACTTCGTTGCGACATACAACACTtgaatgatgatgacgatgaatATGAACAAGTCAAAAAACTCGTCATTGACATGGATAAAag gggTGTTGGTATTGATGTTTGTaatgtcttttctttgcatCGACCCGCTGAAGACTGTTCGTTTTCAAGAGAAATTGGCAACgaacgtcttctctttcacGCGTCCCAAGTCGAAAACTACGTCGGAATATTATCTAG AGGATTGCTTATGCCGAAAATAGTTGTTGATGATTACGGAGGAAAAAGAACGGATCCGGGAATGCTGGGCTCTGGAATTTATTTCGCAGATGcttcaag TACAAGCGCCACTTATTCGAATCCCGGAAATGGACGTCGTGGCACTCGACTAATGCTCATTGGAGAAGTAGCATTGGGAAAAGTTTAC gATACGGACTCCAAGTGTCtcgatatgacgtcacctccGGATCGATTTAACAGCGTTCACGCCATTCAAAACACAGACGAAACCCCGTCGCAAtttcaaaacgacgaataCGCAATTTACAGCACAAATCAACAAAGACTAAG ATATCTCGTGGAATTCACTCTTcccggtgacgtcactcacACAGAAGACTCCTCCCACGAATCCGAAAACGATTCCGAATCAGAAACAAATCCCATCTCATCCACTCcaatcgaaatcgatttatccgacgtcaaaaatatTATTGATCCTTTGAGCAAAGTGGAAGCGGGTCTCATTGGTTCAGGAAAGGCGTCAATTCCACTGGAATCGGTCCACGTGCGTGCCACGCTTCTCGATCTCGCCGCACGCGTCATCGTTCTTCAGTCGTATCGCAACAAAAACGCGGAACCCATCGAAgcgaaattcgtctttcCGCTCGACGACATGGCGGCCGTTTGCGGCTTCGAAGCCTTTATCAACGGAAAACACATCGTTGGGGaagtgaaggagaaggaacAAGCGCACAAGGAGTATAAGGAAGCGATAAGTAAAGGACACGGCGCCTATTTGATGGACGAAGAAACTCCC GATGTTTTTACTGTGAGTGTTGGGAATCTTCCCCCGGATGCGAGCGTCCTGATTAAGATTACGTATGTGGCTGAATTGGCTGTGGAAGGGGAAAGtgtcgcgttttcgttgcCAGGGAGCGTTGCTCcatggaaaaagaaagacgctCTTAGCGAAATCACGCAA agtgacgtcaaaacggtGAAAGTTGAGAAGGAACATACTGG AGATTTGTCTGTTCAAGTTGCCGTCGAAATGCCTTTTGATATTCGAAACGTTCAATCTCCAACTCACaaaatcaaagtcaaa CAAACGGCTACAAAATCCATGATAGAGTTGTGTCCAGGTCAAACATTGGACGGCGGATTTCAAGTCTTTATTTCCCTAGCTGAAATTCACGTACCCCGTATGTGGATAGAAGAGCAACCGGAAACGGAGCACAGA GCTTGCATGCTCACTTTCTATCCGGACTTCGAAGCCGATTTAGATCcgttttatgacgtcattttcgtccTAGACGCTTCGAACTCGATGAAG GGTTCAGCTATAAATGACGCTCGCAAACTCGTACTTCTCGCTCTTCATCATCTCCCGGATAAATGCTATTTTAATATCATTTCATTTGGCTCAA cttTTGATGAACTATTTCCGTCGTGTCAAccgaaaaataaagaaactCTCGCTTCGGCTCTCGACTTCATAAAA acTTGTCAACCTTCGCTTGGAAATACGGATTTTTGGCGTCCTTATCGTTCTCTCTACGTCACGGCGCCCCCCCGCGACAGCCAATCAACGCCAAGAAacgttttcctcttttctGACGGTCACGTGAACGAAGAGGAATCCACGTTGATTGCCTTGAAAAAAGGAGCGCAGCGCTGTCGACTCTTCGCCTTCGGAGTTGG GAGTTCGCCGAATCGACATTATCTTCGTTCTATGGCTCAAGTGGGAGGCGGTCACGCCGAGTTCTTCGACGGCAAAGCGAAAAGCAAGTGGGAAAGAAAG GTAAAACGTCAACTCTCCAAAGCCGGGCAACCCGTCTTGACGTCAGTCAGTGTCGCGTGGCAACAATTCAACGCCGACGCTCCCAAACCCATTCAG GCTCCGGCGGAAATTGTGTCGCTCTTTAGCGGCTCTCGACAAGTCGTCTATGGGTTTGTGGAAAATTGCACTATG GCAACTTTGAAAGCCGAAataggaggaaaagaagtctCCACGATGGTTTCGACATCAGAACTCAGCATGACTACAGGAAAA attCTTCATCAGCTGACTGCTCGCGCTCTGATTCGTGATTGGGAAGAGGGAAGCCTTTCGGCAGACAGAATGGAACACGaa ATTGTCAAAAGCACCCGGAAGTCGTACATCATCAACTTGAGCAAAGAATATTCGATAGTGACGCAATTTACGAGTTTCGTAGCCGTGGAACATCGAGACGAA AATGAACGCTTTCAGAAACCAAGCGGTCCTTCCATAGAAGAACTCGTCTCGCGAGAAGACATCGATATATTGCCATATATGGGATGGGATGAGGACGAAAAAACGGACGCTTCTCAACTT TCTCCTGAGGATTTGGTTCGCTCTGAACTCGAAGAGGGAAAGAAATCGGAAGACTTCTTCGTTCTCCAAGCGGAACGATCCTACGAAAAAGCCGTAGACGTAGCGAAAGAATCGCTCGACCCTCACCACCCTCTTCGCCTTCAA GCCTGTCTTGCCTTGGCGAATTTTCTCAACGGAATCAAATTAGATAAAAAGGCGGCATTGTCTCTATCCAAGCAAGCCTTTGACG ACGCAATATCCCAGCTGGATTCCCTAAGCGATGCAAGCTACAAGGACAGTACGCTATTGATGGAACAACTCAAGGATTTCTTGTGGAAGCTATCCCCATCTGAAG TTCTTGGATGTTTAGTTGTTAGAGGTGACAGGCCTGACGTGTCGGCAGTCGCTTCTTTTGATATTAAAAAGCGTCGTCTATCTGCTGGACAACTCGTGGCTCGATCTGCTCAaccccctcctcctcctcctccccctctcCCTCCCCCTTCCTCTCTACCTCCCTCTGAGGATCTAATAGACGATCTTTTTGACATGGACTATCAAAGTCTTGTCATCGATACGGGAATATCTTCAGTGAAA gCTGGTTTTGCCGGCGATGACGCGCCAAGAGCCGAGTTCCCGGCCCTCGTTGGTCGACCACGACATCAG GGCGTTATGGTTGGAATGGGACAGAAGGACAGCTACGTCGGGGAAGAGGCTGTTTCGAAACGGGGAATACTGACGATGAGGAGTCCGTTTGAGTTGCCACGTCGAGTCCAGAAGGACACCGCGGCGGTGGCGGAAAAACCTAAagctaaaaagaagaagaacgtttCCGAAAGACGTTCGCACA tgCTTCCTGTTTCTGATTTAATGGAGGAAACCGTCTCTAAAGAATCAGCGACAG ACGAGATTTATGATGATGTGGGCGCTAGCGACGATAATTTCGCTTCTTATGCATTGAAAAAGGAGG CGGTGGCAAATGAAACTACGGTTCAAtatcagcagcagcagcctcTTCAAG CTCGAGAAATACGTTTAAAAA AGCTTCTAAtggaagaaacagaagaaataGCAAGAGCAGTCGCAG AATTCTCTTTGGATGAATCGCTGGACGATTTCTTGGCGTTGGAAAACAAAG CTGATCTTCCTGTGAGGTCATCAAAGGGTGCAAGAATGGCATATGAAGGACGTGTGGATCAACAGCCGAAAATTCAAATGTTTCAAGAACAAATAGCTGCAACTG AAGGAATTCTGCAACAGTCAATAGCTATGACATCAAATGttcgtttttcaaatcaGAAGGAAGAATTGTCTAGAAGAGCAA GTTTTCAAAGcagcgatgacgatgacgacaatcTTTATTCCG TGCCAGCAGCGAGTCCATCCTACTCTCCAACAAGTCCAGTTTATGCTGCCGTAACCCCTCAACTCTTCGCTGGTAAATCGTTGCTAAAAG cTAAGCCGCGCCCGAAACAAGCCGCTTTACCacgaaaaatgaaaatgatgtCACGGCTTTCTGCAG ACTCAAGCGTCTTCCCAGCACCAGGAgctcctccgcctccaccTGCTCCTTCTATTGCTTCAGTAGCGATgcgagcagcagcagcaccgcGGCCTCCAACGTCTGGACGATCCA CAGGGGCAGGTccacctccgccgccgccaccaaTGCTTTCAATGCCTCAAAGACGACTCG CAGGTGGGCCTCCGCCACCTCCATCAATGCTTCGACGATCCA CAGTGGACAGATCTTTGGATGGTCTACCGCCGGCATTAGAGCcttcaaaggagaaagcgaaGGAAATTG ACGATGGGTGGATACCAGCAAGAAAAATGACATCTGCAAGAAGAGGAGTAGTTGCAAAAGAAAGTGAACGACGTGAAAGTGACCGGGATTTTGATTCCAGAG GTGGAGGTAGAGGTGATCTCCTGTCTCAAATCAAGAAGGGTTCATCCGCTAAAAGAGCGCAAACGGCaccagaagaagaaattaaaCGACGTTATCGGTTTGTGTCAAAGCTTGCAGACAAACGCGATGAAGACAGAC AGCCAACGCTATTTGGAGGCGGTGGAGGCGGAAGTAGAGGCGGTCTCCTATCTCAAATCAAACAGGGCGCAAAACTGAAGAAGTCAGTTGAGGAAAAAGCACAAGAGGCATCACCTA AACGTCAGTCGGCAGTCGAACATCTAAAAGCTTCACTTTCCGCACGTCGTTCGGCAGTAGAAACCG AAAAGAGCACGAATCAAGGCTGGTTAGGGTTTGTTTCATTAGATgatggagaaaaagaagaggaagagtcGTCAGATTGGTCAGGTTGGTCTGGAAGTGACGCTGAAAACgaacaagaaaacgaagctggagaatttgaagatgaagaaaaaccTAAAGTGCTCGTGACCGCCGACTCAATACCAAAAATCTTCTCATTCCAAAACCAG CTTGGCTACTGGGAGCTCAATGATTCAGTCTGTTCTCTTCTTGGTATCAATTGTCATTCCCTTCTCGAACAAATCCACTCAGCGGGAATCAAGAGCCTCGGATCCACTCTCTACGAAGATAGCCTTAGATTATTCGCCACTGCTCTAGTACTCGTCTACCTTAACCTCCATTTCCAATCACAGTTTCCCATGCAATCGAATAtccattttgacgtcagcaaagtcgacgtcaagTGGCGTCATCGAGTCCAAAAAGCCGTTGATTGGTTTCACGAGACGGATAGAGCGATTCCTTCGctctgtcgtcgtcttgagcTCGGATCAAATTACGAGGCATTTGCAAGACAAATTTTAGCGTAG